The stretch of DNA TGATGATGGATCTGAAATCCACCGTGCTTGGCGCGACATCCTCCTATGCGCTGCTGATCGCCGAAGAGATCGAGCGGCGCGGCGTGCGGGATCGGATCCATTTGAAAAAAGGCGTCATCGGATCGGAACGCTGGGGCGAAAAGATGCGCCGGCGCATCGCGAGCGAGCTGGGCGTCGAACTCTACGACATCTACGGCCTCACCGAAATCTATGGGCCCGGCATCGGGATGAGCTGCCGGCACGAATGCGGTATGCACATGTGGACCGACTTCTTGTACTACGAGATCATCGACCCGAAGACCGGTCTGACGGTGCCGGATGGTGAGATTGGGGAGATCGTGATCACGACGCTCCAAAAAGAGGGCGCGCCGCTGATCCGTTACCGCACCCACGACCTGACCCGGGATCTGCCCGGCCCGTGCGCCTGCGGTCTCGATTTTCCGCGGATCGACACGCTGATCGGGCGCTCGGACGACATGGTCAAAGTGAAGGGCGCGCTGATCTACCCCAGTACGGTGGACATGCTGCTGGCCCAGGTAGACGGCGTCAGCAGCGAGTACCAGATCATGATCGACCATTTGAACGGCAAGGACATCTTAACGCTGTTTTTCGAGACCCCGCTGGAAAACCGGGACGCCCGCAAGGCGCTGGAAAAGGCCGTGGAGACCGACTTTAAGAAGGTGATCGGCATCGTCCCCAAGGCCAAAGCCGTCGGCCTGGGCGAACTCCCCCGCAGCGAGAAGAAATCCACCCGTATCTTTGACAACCGCTATTGAGGGTTCTTTGTATCTGTCTTGCCAAGCCGCGGTAAGCGGATATAAAACCGATGCCGGAGGTCTGGCGGTTCAGATCTCCGGCATCGGTTTTATACGGTTATAATCACCTTTTGTGATCAAAAGGGTGCAGTTCATTGCTAATATCTTCATCAATTCTTTCGTATATTTGTCCCGCAAGAAAAGCTGTAATAATCATCTCCAGGCTTTGTCTGTCATGGGAACGATACACGAGATAATATAGTAGGCAGTTTGCAAAAGAATTCAACCCCTTATTTTCTCTCTCCAGTATGTGCGTCTTGCGGATTCGCACACTTAAATAGTCCAAAATATACTGCAATACAAAACGTTCATTTAGCGTCGTCAACTCTTTGCCTTGTTTCTCTTCGCCGCCGCAAATTTGGATTGGTTTGCGATGCAACAACCAATACGCTGTATAAGCAATAATCTTTTGACTATTCACCTTGTTAATCCGATGAAAATCTTTGAGACGCTTAATATCTTGAAAATAGTCTATTAGTGCATCCGACAACAAAAATTTATTGACTACAGCAACATCAAGCAATCCACTATCGGCAATAAATTTTGTCATTTCTTCATATAAAGTCTCGCCTCTTGTGATAATTTTATCTCTGCCGAACTCCTCAATCAAATCGCCGCATTTGACATAATCAAATGTAATATCTTTCAAATGTTTCACCTACTTTTTTTAAAGCAGCAACAATCGAGGGCGTCGAAAAATCTCTTG from Oscillospiraceae bacterium encodes:
- a CDS encoding phenylacetate--CoA ligase, with amino-acid sequence MTPEMLARIRASLAHALEGDFYQTRFRDIAPEDIRTRADFEKLPFTEKEDLRAAYPLGLLAVPEEEIVRIHSSSGTTGTPVIIPYTQKDVDDWAVMFRRCYETAGITNRDRIHITPGYGLWTAGIGFQLGAELLGAMTIPMGPGNTDKQIQMMMDLKSTVLGATSSYALLIAEEIERRGVRDRIHLKKGVIGSERWGEKMRRRIASELGVELYDIYGLTEIYGPGIGMSCRHECGMHMWTDFLYYEIIDPKTGLTVPDGEIGEIVITTLQKEGAPLIRYRTHDLTRDLPGPCACGLDFPRIDTLIGRSDDMVKVKGALIYPSTVDMLLAQVDGVSSEYQIMIDHLNGKDILTLFFETPLENRDARKALEKAVETDFKKVIGIVPKAKAVGLGELPRSEKKSTRIFDNRY